In one window of Microbacterium sp. PM5 DNA:
- a CDS encoding aldehyde dehydrogenase family protein produces the protein MTIVEEGVSSVYAAPGQRGAIAEYRQRYGHYIGGEFVEPIKGQYFENITPVTGKPFTEVGRGTAEDIDRAVDVAWKAFESWKKTTPADRANILNKIADRIEANLEKIAVAETWENGKPVRETLAADIPLAIDHFRYFAGVLRAQEGTLSQIDEDTVAYHFHEPLGVVGQIIPWNFPLLMATWKLAPALAAGNCVVLKPAEQTPASILFLFDIIGDLLPAGVVNIVNGFGIEAGAPLAQHKRIRKVAFTGETTTGRLIMQYASQNLIPVTLELGGKSANIFFEDVARDRDAYYDKALEGFTFFALNQGEVCTCPSRALIQRSIYDQFLGDGLERVGKIIQGNPLDPATMIGAQASNDQLEKILSYIEIGKAEGAKLLAGGERVDLGGELSGGYYVAPTVFEGQNSMRIFQEEIFGPVVSVTSFDGFDDAIHTANDTLYGLGAGVWSRSADTMYRAGRGIEAGRVWTNTYHQYPAHAAFGGYKQSGIGRENHLKMLDHYQQTKNLLVSYAEGAMGFF, from the coding sequence ATGACCATCGTCGAAGAGGGCGTCTCGAGCGTCTACGCTGCTCCCGGCCAGCGCGGGGCCATCGCCGAGTACCGTCAGCGGTACGGCCACTACATCGGCGGCGAGTTCGTCGAACCGATCAAGGGGCAGTACTTCGAGAACATCACCCCGGTCACGGGCAAGCCGTTCACCGAGGTCGGCCGCGGTACCGCGGAAGACATCGACCGCGCCGTCGACGTCGCCTGGAAGGCGTTCGAGTCGTGGAAGAAGACCACCCCGGCCGACCGCGCGAACATCCTCAACAAGATCGCCGACCGCATCGAGGCGAACCTCGAGAAGATCGCCGTCGCCGAGACGTGGGAGAACGGCAAGCCGGTCCGTGAGACGCTCGCCGCCGACATCCCGCTGGCGATCGACCACTTCCGCTACTTCGCCGGTGTGCTGCGCGCCCAGGAGGGCACGCTCAGCCAGATCGACGAAGACACCGTCGCGTATCACTTCCACGAGCCGCTGGGCGTCGTCGGCCAGATCATCCCGTGGAACTTCCCGCTGCTGATGGCGACATGGAAGCTCGCGCCCGCGCTCGCCGCCGGCAACTGCGTCGTGCTCAAGCCGGCCGAGCAGACCCCGGCATCCATCCTGTTCCTCTTCGACATCATCGGTGACCTGCTGCCGGCCGGTGTCGTGAACATCGTCAACGGGTTCGGTATCGAGGCGGGCGCGCCGCTCGCCCAGCACAAGCGCATCCGCAAGGTCGCGTTCACGGGAGAGACCACGACCGGTCGGCTGATCATGCAGTACGCGTCGCAGAACCTCATCCCGGTGACGCTGGAGCTCGGCGGCAAGAGCGCGAACATCTTCTTCGAGGATGTCGCCCGCGACCGCGACGCCTACTACGACAAGGCGCTGGAGGGCTTCACGTTCTTCGCGCTCAACCAGGGCGAGGTCTGCACCTGCCCGTCGCGGGCGCTCATCCAGCGCTCGATCTACGACCAGTTCCTCGGCGACGGCCTCGAGCGCGTCGGCAAGATCATCCAGGGAAACCCCCTCGATCCCGCCACCATGATCGGTGCGCAGGCCTCCAACGACCAGCTCGAGAAGATCCTCAGCTACATCGAGATCGGCAAGGCCGAGGGCGCGAAGCTGCTCGCCGGCGGGGAGCGGGTGGACCTCGGCGGCGAGCTCAGCGGTGGCTACTACGTGGCACCGACGGTGTTCGAGGGACAGAACTCGATGCGCATCTTCCAGGAGGAGATCTTCGGTCCCGTCGTCTCGGTGACCAGCTTCGACGGCTTCGACGACGCCATCCACACGGCGAACGACACGCTGTACGGCCTGGGTGCGGGCGTGTGGAGCCGGTCGGCCGACACGATGTACCGCGCGGGTCGTGGCATCGAGGCGGGTCGTGTCTGGACGAACACGTACCACCAGTACCCGGCGCACGCCGCGTTCGGCGGGTACAAGCAGTCGGGCATCGGACGCGAGAACCACCTCAAGATGCTCGACCACTACCAGCAGACCAAGAACCTGCTCGTGTCCTACGCCGAAGGCGCGATGGGCTTCTTCTGA
- a CDS encoding VOC family protein, whose product MPATGPDFISLQVRDLAASQAFYEQFLGLTRSPAGPPHAVVFATTPIAFAVRDIVDDAVREGATPPGAGIALWLHATDVQQIHDALVAAGHEIVAAPIDGPFGRTFTFVDPDGYRITLHDRA is encoded by the coding sequence ATGCCCGCCACCGGCCCCGACTTCATTTCCCTGCAGGTTCGCGACCTCGCCGCCTCCCAGGCGTTCTACGAGCAGTTCCTCGGGCTCACGCGCTCACCGGCAGGACCCCCGCACGCCGTCGTCTTCGCGACGACCCCCATCGCATTCGCCGTGCGGGACATCGTCGATGACGCCGTCCGCGAGGGCGCGACCCCGCCGGGAGCGGGCATCGCCCTCTGGCTGCACGCGACCGACGTGCAGCAGATCCACGACGCCTTGGTCGCCGCCGGCCACGAGATCGTCGCCGCTCCGATCGACGGCCCGTTCGGCCGCACCTTCACGTTCGTCGACCCGGACGGGTACCGGATCACGCTCCACGACCGCGCCTGA
- a CDS encoding ABC transporter permease has product MSTASSAPSALSADRVTLDRRVPPLGGFNLTYLGIELKRRLRNRRTLFFTIAFPVVMYVIIGLRLRDEQLTATPVADGGVSVAAYIMVSMAMYGAMMSATQTGAAVALERTQGWSRQLRLTPLNPLVNIIIKMIAGMVLGLLAVVATYAAGAISGIQLSVGQWIGTGLVGWVLASAVFTTLGLFVGYLMPSENAAQVTSLVVVFLSFLGGLFYPLSSMPDFMQTIAKFTPVYGIGELARSPLTGESFDAMWLVNALVWLVLFVAGTTWAFRRDTKRV; this is encoded by the coding sequence ATGAGCACCGCATCCTCCGCGCCGTCGGCGCTGTCCGCCGATCGCGTCACCCTCGACCGGCGCGTCCCGCCGCTCGGCGGCTTCAACCTCACCTACCTCGGCATCGAGCTCAAGCGCCGCCTGCGCAATCGCCGCACCCTCTTCTTCACCATCGCGTTCCCGGTCGTGATGTACGTCATCATCGGTCTGCGTCTGCGCGATGAGCAGCTGACGGCGACGCCCGTCGCCGACGGCGGCGTGTCGGTCGCGGCGTACATCATGGTGTCGATGGCGATGTACGGCGCCATGATGTCGGCCACGCAGACCGGCGCTGCCGTCGCCCTGGAACGCACGCAGGGCTGGAGCCGGCAGCTGCGCCTGACGCCCCTGAACCCCCTCGTCAACATCATCATCAAGATGATCGCGGGCATGGTGCTGGGCCTTCTCGCGGTCGTCGCCACATATGCAGCCGGCGCGATCAGCGGCATCCAGCTCAGCGTCGGTCAGTGGATCGGCACGGGGCTCGTCGGCTGGGTGCTCGCGAGCGCCGTGTTCACGACGCTCGGACTGTTCGTCGGCTACCTCATGCCGAGCGAGAACGCCGCGCAGGTGACGAGCCTCGTCGTCGTGTTCTTGTCGTTCCTCGGGGGCCTGTTCTACCCGCTCAGCAGCATGCCCGACTTCATGCAGACCATCGCGAAGTTCACCCCGGTCTACGGCATCGGCGAGCTCGCCCGCTCGCCGCTGACCGGCGAGAGCTTCGACGCGATGTGGCTGGTCAACGCGCTCGTCTGGCTCGTGCTGTTCGTCGCCGGCACGACGTGGGCGTTCCGGCGCGACACCAAGCGCGTCTGA
- a CDS encoding DUF779 domain-containing protein: protein MTTTLSRVAVTDAAASLLRQLTAQHGKLMFHQSGGCCDGSAPMCYPVGMFLTGPSDVKLGDLDVGLDDPIEVFISASQFEYWKYTHLTIDVVPGRGAGFSVEGPTGMRFLIRSRLLDDAELDHFGLR, encoded by the coding sequence ATGACCACCACACTCAGCAGGGTCGCGGTGACGGATGCCGCGGCATCCCTCCTGCGCCAGCTCACGGCGCAGCACGGCAAGCTCATGTTCCACCAGTCCGGCGGATGCTGTGACGGCAGCGCACCCATGTGCTACCCCGTCGGGATGTTCCTCACCGGGCCGTCGGACGTGAAACTCGGCGACCTCGACGTGGGGCTGGACGACCCGATCGAGGTCTTCATCTCCGCATCGCAGTTCGAGTACTGGAAGTACACGCACCTCACGATCGACGTCGTTCCGGGCCGCGGCGCGGGCTTCAGCGTCGAGGGGCCGACCGGCATGCGCTTCCTCATCCGCTCGCGGTTGCTCGACGACGCCGAGCTCGACCACTTCGGCCTGCGCTGA
- a CDS encoding response regulator transcription factor: MIRLLIADDQALVRGALSALLGLEPDIEVVAEVGRGDEVVDAAVRTSADVALLDIEMPGMDGIAAASALRDALPTCRTLIVTTFGRPGYLTRAMRAGAAGFVVKDTPAAQLADAVRRVAQGLRVVDPALAADSLAQGESPLTGRETDVLAVARTGGSIADIAQMLHLSEGTVRNHLSSAIGKTGARNRADAVRVADENGWL; this comes from the coding sequence GTGATCCGCCTGCTCATCGCCGACGACCAGGCGCTCGTGCGCGGTGCTCTGTCGGCCCTGCTGGGTCTCGAGCCCGACATCGAGGTGGTCGCCGAGGTGGGTCGCGGCGACGAGGTCGTGGATGCCGCCGTGCGCACATCCGCCGACGTGGCGCTGCTCGACATCGAGATGCCGGGGATGGACGGGATCGCGGCGGCATCCGCGCTGCGCGATGCGCTGCCCACGTGCCGGACGCTCATCGTGACCACGTTCGGCCGTCCGGGCTACCTGACCCGCGCGATGCGGGCGGGCGCGGCCGGATTCGTCGTGAAGGACACGCCCGCTGCGCAGCTCGCCGACGCCGTCCGACGGGTGGCGCAGGGACTGCGGGTCGTCGATCCCGCCCTGGCCGCCGACTCGCTCGCGCAGGGCGAGTCGCCCCTGACCGGCCGCGAGACCGACGTGCTCGCGGTGGCCCGGACGGGCGGCTCGATCGCCGACATCGCGCAGATGCTGCACCTGAGCGAGGGCACGGTGCGCAACCACCTCTCCAGCGCGATCGGCAAGACCGGTGCCCGCAACCGCGCCGACGCCGTGCGGGTCGCCGACGAGAACGGCTGGCTCTAG
- a CDS encoding MarR family transcriptional regulator, translating into MSQRTPVVDLPTSVGYRLKEAASALRSAMEDVLRPLGMSVTHYACLELLAQRPGLSNSDLARGTFVTRQTMNVLLQKLERDGEISRPDTPASGKVLPATITDRGRTALSAASTAVRSVEDRMLDGLDDGDRDEALRLLGAMIRSLRG; encoded by the coding sequence ATGAGTCAACGCACGCCCGTCGTCGATCTACCGACCTCTGTCGGCTATCGCCTCAAAGAGGCAGCGAGCGCTCTGAGGAGCGCGATGGAAGACGTTCTCCGTCCGCTCGGGATGAGCGTCACCCATTACGCGTGTCTCGAACTGCTGGCACAGCGTCCCGGGCTGTCGAACTCGGATCTGGCCCGTGGCACCTTCGTCACCCGCCAGACCATGAACGTGCTGCTGCAGAAGCTCGAGCGTGATGGTGAGATCTCGCGGCCCGACACCCCCGCCTCCGGCAAGGTGCTCCCGGCGACGATCACCGATCGGGGCCGCACGGCGCTGTCCGCCGCCAGCACGGCCGTGCGATCGGTGGAGGATCGCATGTTGGACGGTCTCGACGACGGCGACCGCGACGAGGCGCTGCGGCTGCTCGGCGCGATGATCCGCTCTCTTCGCGGCTAG
- a CDS encoding MarR family transcriptional regulator, whose product MQDHVDLVQEQWRRERPDLDPSPQGVIGRVHRLAAALTAELTAVYAQFGLSEAEFDLLASLRRAGAPYELPAGELADHTMVTTGGLTKRVDRLIERGLVVRTDADDDRRRRLVRLTPEGVELIDRAFTAHLANEHRLVALLPADDAAAVRDASRRWLTALGHD is encoded by the coding sequence GTGCAGGATCACGTCGACCTCGTCCAGGAGCAGTGGCGCCGCGAACGCCCCGATCTCGATCCCTCTCCGCAGGGCGTGATCGGCCGCGTCCATCGCCTGGCCGCGGCACTGACGGCCGAGCTGACCGCCGTCTACGCGCAGTTCGGGCTGAGCGAGGCGGAGTTCGACCTCCTGGCATCGCTTCGCCGCGCCGGTGCGCCGTACGAGCTGCCGGCGGGTGAACTGGCCGACCACACGATGGTCACCACCGGCGGACTCACGAAGCGGGTCGACCGCCTGATCGAGCGCGGCCTCGTCGTCCGCACGGATGCTGACGACGATCGCCGCCGGCGCCTCGTGCGCCTCACCCCCGAGGGCGTCGAGCTCATCGACCGCGCGTTCACGGCACACCTCGCCAACGAGCACCGCCTGGTCGCGCTCCTTCCCGCGGACGACGCCGCCGCCGTGCGCGACGCCTCCCGCCGCTGGCTCACCGCCCTCGGCCACGACTGA
- a CDS encoding response regulator transcription factor gives MTASAGAALRRVTIVDPSSARRAHARELLAGRLGMRVVAEAATVGEVVARRPAGTHPSQVLFLVVTDRVETDLSALAACRRAGMRVVALTADAPDHVVRTLMDAGVEGIVSSRESEGVVLAVVDAVRRGARAWSPRTRATLDALAVRPALSVQESRLMVLYASGLTISEVADRLGVRGDTARKYLNRVKAKYAAVGRPVRTKTELSQAARDDGLLPPGPPPARDL, from the coding sequence ATGACCGCTTCCGCGGGTGCGGCGCTGCGGCGCGTGACGATCGTCGACCCATCGAGCGCTCGCAGGGCGCATGCGCGCGAGCTGCTGGCGGGTCGCCTGGGTATGCGGGTGGTCGCCGAAGCCGCCACGGTCGGCGAGGTCGTGGCGCGCCGCCCGGCGGGCACGCACCCGTCGCAGGTGCTGTTCCTCGTCGTCACCGACCGCGTCGAGACCGACCTGTCGGCCCTCGCTGCCTGTCGACGAGCCGGAATGCGCGTGGTCGCCCTCACCGCCGACGCCCCCGACCACGTCGTCCGGACCTTGATGGATGCCGGGGTGGAGGGCATCGTGTCCTCGCGGGAGTCCGAGGGTGTCGTGCTGGCGGTCGTCGATGCGGTGCGGCGGGGTGCGCGCGCCTGGTCGCCGCGCACGCGCGCGACGCTCGACGCGCTCGCGGTACGCCCCGCCCTCAGCGTGCAGGAGTCGCGTCTGATGGTGCTCTATGCCTCCGGTCTCACGATCAGCGAGGTCGCCGATCGCCTCGGCGTGCGCGGCGACACCGCCCGCAAATACCTCAACCGGGTGAAGGCCAAGTACGCCGCCGTCGGTCGTCCCGTGCGCACCAAGACAGAGCTCTCCCAGGCCGCGCGCGACGACGGTCTGCTCCCGCCCGGCCCGCCGCCCGCGCGGGACCTCTGA
- a CDS encoding sensor histidine kinase: MSATRDDLGGTGWDIPPVPASSTTPTARELLTARAARGWYVGGSISLIWLFIVATEAVAAADTAVSSAVVIALLVLFAASFLMAIPVSRLLPPRLRLLPAAWLFLLSFTLFPWIGWDVRGVWSYVGVAIGMAVVRLRTTWTLLLVLGATALVTGVISDGWTEGVLFLPAIIVSISAMMAAFGRNIAAMNALRATRDQMAQMAVERERSRVARDLHDILGHSLTVITVKTELAGRLIDVDAARAKAEVAEVEALARGALADVRATVAGYRGITVAGELAAARQALDAAGIAAELPTATENVPAERRELAGWIVREGVTNVIRHAHASRCRVRLSGRSVSIEDDGVGPASGAGTAGSGLIGLRERVEAAGGRLTLGRSEWGGFLLKVTL, from the coding sequence GTGAGCGCGACACGAGACGATCTCGGCGGGACCGGGTGGGACATCCCCCCGGTCCCCGCCTCGTCGACGACACCCACGGCGCGCGAGCTGCTGACCGCCCGCGCCGCCCGAGGCTGGTACGTCGGCGGCTCGATCTCGCTCATCTGGCTGTTCATCGTGGCCACCGAGGCCGTCGCCGCCGCGGACACCGCGGTCTCGAGCGCGGTCGTGATCGCCCTGCTGGTGCTGTTCGCGGCATCGTTTCTGATGGCGATCCCTGTGTCGCGCCTTCTGCCGCCGCGGCTGCGACTGCTGCCGGCGGCCTGGCTGTTCCTCCTCTCCTTCACCCTCTTCCCGTGGATCGGGTGGGATGTCCGCGGTGTGTGGAGCTACGTGGGCGTTGCGATCGGCATGGCCGTCGTCCGCTTGCGCACCACCTGGACGCTGCTGCTCGTGCTGGGAGCGACGGCGCTCGTCACGGGCGTGATCTCGGACGGGTGGACGGAAGGCGTGCTGTTCCTGCCGGCTATCATCGTCTCGATCTCCGCGATGATGGCGGCGTTCGGCCGCAACATCGCCGCGATGAACGCCCTGCGCGCCACGCGGGATCAGATGGCGCAGATGGCCGTCGAGCGCGAACGCAGCCGCGTCGCGCGCGACCTTCACGACATCCTCGGTCACTCGCTCACCGTGATCACGGTGAAGACCGAGCTGGCAGGCCGACTGATCGACGTCGATGCCGCGCGGGCCAAGGCGGAAGTCGCCGAGGTCGAGGCCCTCGCGAGGGGCGCCTTGGCCGATGTGCGCGCGACGGTCGCCGGCTACCGCGGCATCACGGTGGCGGGCGAGCTGGCGGCCGCTCGGCAGGCGCTGGATGCCGCCGGCATCGCCGCTGAACTGCCCACCGCCACCGAGAACGTGCCCGCAGAGCGGCGTGAGCTGGCGGGCTGGATCGTCCGCGAGGGCGTGACCAACGTGATCCGCCACGCGCACGCGTCGCGCTGCCGCGTGCGCCTCAGCGGCCGCAGCGTGAGCATCGAGGACGACGGGGTGGGACCGGCGTCCGGCGCGGGTACGGCGGGCAGCGGACTGATCGGGTTGCGCGAACGGGTGGAGGCGGCCGGCGGGCGTCTGACGCTCGGCCGCAGCGAGTGGGGCGGATTCCTGTTGAAGGTCACGCTGTGA
- a CDS encoding DMT family transporter — protein MEDKRRRWVLVTAIAPVAWGSTYFVTRHLLPPDAALWGAVIRCLPAGLLVLLVTRRLPRGAWWWRSFVLGALTVGGLNVLVYVAAQRLATSLAATIMSTSAAALLLLSWMMLRQRPTLRAAGGAVLGIVGVIVMLQPGGGDADGWGIAASVVAMLSSSLGFVLTRRWGADVPPLTMTAWQLIAGSLVVMPVAIVVEGAPPALDGPALLGFVYIILVATAVAYAAWFTGLARLPGAVVGVIGLLNPVTGVLLGVVVAHEPFGPAQLLGLVLVVVGVLAGTLPPAAATDGPAPAPAAPPLVRGERRRRA, from the coding sequence ATGGAAGATAAAAGGCGTCGCTGGGTACTCGTGACGGCGATCGCCCCCGTCGCCTGGGGCAGCACGTACTTCGTGACGCGCCACCTGCTCCCGCCCGACGCGGCGCTGTGGGGCGCCGTCATCCGCTGCCTGCCGGCGGGTCTTCTCGTGCTGCTCGTCACACGGCGCCTGCCGCGCGGCGCCTGGTGGTGGCGCTCGTTCGTGCTCGGCGCTCTCACCGTCGGCGGCCTCAACGTCCTCGTCTACGTCGCGGCGCAGCGACTCGCCACGAGCCTGGCGGCGACGATCATGTCCACGTCTGCGGCGGCGCTGCTCCTGCTCAGCTGGATGATGCTCCGCCAGCGTCCGACTCTTCGGGCCGCCGGCGGTGCCGTCCTCGGCATCGTCGGCGTGATCGTCATGCTCCAGCCCGGCGGCGGGGATGCCGACGGGTGGGGCATCGCGGCATCCGTCGTGGCGATGCTGTCGTCATCGCTCGGCTTCGTGCTGACGAGGCGGTGGGGAGCCGACGTGCCACCCCTGACGATGACGGCATGGCAGCTCATCGCGGGGTCGCTCGTCGTGATGCCGGTCGCGATCGTCGTGGAGGGTGCACCGCCGGCGCTCGACGGACCGGCGCTGCTCGGTTTCGTGTACATCATCCTCGTGGCGACGGCGGTGGCCTACGCCGCCTGGTTCACCGGGCTCGCCCGCCTGCCCGGGGCCGTGGTCGGCGTGATCGGGCTGCTCAATCCCGTGACCGGTGTGCTCCTGGGCGTCGTCGTCGCGCACGAGCCGTTCGGTCCCGCGCAGCTGCTCGGACTCGTGCTCGTGGTCGTCGGCGTTCTCGCCGGCACCCTCCCACCGGCCGCCGCCACCGACGGACCGGCGCCTGCGCCCGCGGCGCCGCCGCTCGTCAGAGGTGAGCGTCGACGGCGCGCGTGA
- a CDS encoding ABC transporter ATP-binding protein has protein sequence MDENQGLLAVDAAGLRKSFGSVRAVESVDLRVRPGEIVAFLGPNGAGKTTTIDMLLGLSDPDVGAVRVFGESPRAAISHGLVSAVLQTGGLLKDITVSETLALTASLFADTRPVEEVMQRAGISEIANRRVGMCSGGQQQRLRFAMALLSDPGLLILDEPTTGMDVEGRRAFWSAIRADAARGRTVLFATHYLDEADEYADRIVLMSRGRIVADGSTAEIKNLVSGRIVRATLPGADPARLAALAGVDDVEFAGDRISIHTKDSDAVARHLLTETAARDIEITSQNLESVFLALTSEGASA, from the coding sequence ATGGATGAGAACCAGGGACTGCTCGCGGTGGATGCCGCGGGCCTGCGCAAGAGCTTCGGCAGTGTCCGAGCGGTGGAGAGCGTCGATCTGCGGGTGCGCCCGGGCGAGATCGTCGCCTTCCTCGGCCCGAACGGCGCCGGCAAGACCACCACGATCGACATGCTGCTGGGGCTCTCCGACCCCGACGTCGGCGCTGTCCGCGTCTTCGGCGAGAGCCCTCGCGCGGCCATCTCGCACGGGCTCGTCTCCGCGGTGCTGCAGACCGGCGGGCTGCTGAAGGACATCACCGTCAGCGAGACGCTCGCGCTCACGGCGAGCCTGTTCGCCGACACCCGCCCGGTGGAGGAGGTCATGCAGCGCGCCGGCATCAGCGAGATCGCGAACCGGCGCGTCGGGATGTGCTCCGGCGGTCAGCAGCAGCGGCTGCGCTTCGCGATGGCGCTGCTGAGCGACCCGGGTCTGCTGATTCTCGACGAGCCCACCACCGGGATGGACGTCGAGGGCCGCCGCGCGTTCTGGAGCGCGATCCGCGCCGACGCCGCGCGCGGACGCACCGTGCTCTTCGCCACGCACTACCTCGACGAGGCCGACGAGTACGCCGACCGCATCGTGCTCATGAGCCGAGGCCGCATCGTCGCCGACGGCTCCACCGCCGAGATCAAGAATCTGGTCTCCGGCCGCATCGTGCGCGCCACCCTCCCGGGCGCCGACCCCGCGCGCCTGGCCGCACTCGCCGGCGTCGACGACGTCGAGTTCGCCGGCGACCGCATCAGCATCCACACGAAGGACTCGGATGCCGTCGCGCGCCACCTCCTCACCGAGACGGCGGCCCGCGACATCGAGATCACCTCACAGAACCTCGAGAGCGTCTTCCTCGCCCTCACCTCCGAAGGAGCCTCCGCATGA